The sequence below is a genomic window from Lagopus muta isolate bLagMut1 chromosome 9, bLagMut1 primary, whole genome shotgun sequence.
CTGGTGCCATTCTGCGCCGGGTCATCCGGGTACTCAGGGTCTGGGGTCCACCTGGGGGACATGTAGGCCCTCCCACCACCCAGGATCACCTGCAAGGAGGGGGAGAGGGCTGTCACCGGCACAGGGACACAGCACCCAGGGATGCAGCCACCACGATGTGCCCGGCTCACGTTGATGTCGGTGTTGTGCACCAGCTGGTAGGCGATGTCCTTGCAGCCGTCCCGCAGGGTCTCCGGAGGCATGTTGGCATCGGCGTACCAGCTGCGGCTGGCCGAGTGTGCATaggcagcagcaggggatgCATGTTGCACCCGTGTGGTGGTCACAATGCCCACCGACTTACCTGCAGCACGGCACAGGGTCTGCGGGGAGCCCACCTGTGCCAAGCTGGCCTCTGCAATGAGCGTACCCACCCCATTACCTGCCAGCCGGGCCCGGTGCAGGATGGAGTCCACTTCATTGCCGAATGCTGTGCGGCATTTGCCATAGACGGCCGCCCCGCTCAGCCCCAGCGTCTTGGCATTGGCCTTGACCCCACACAGGTAGGCCGTGCCCGTGCCAGCGCTGTCGGGCACCTGCCGGTCGATGGTGTAGGTCTATGGGCGAGCAAGGGTcaggggggctgggggcagcactgtgccccctcagcactgccctgctcacCTTGGCCAGGGCCACGTGGGGAAACGTCTCCATGGCCAAGACGCTCTCCTCACCCGAGCTGCCGGCCAGTTGCCCCTTGTAGATCCGGGCTGCTGACACCGTGGGCAGCCCCATGCCTGCGGCGAGGGGTGACAAAGAGCTGTGACTGGGGATGGTCCTGCCCTCCCTTTCCAGGGCCATGCTACCAGGGGAAGAGGgatccagcagctgctggaggacaACTTTGTACCCAGCGTGCTGAAATCAGTGACATGGGAAATGGCAGCACCCATGGAGCACTCACCATCACCCATGAAGAGGATGATGTTTTTGGCTCGCTGTGCCACTGGCTGCAAGGCCAGGGCTGCCTCCAGCCTCCTCCTGGCCCCTTCGTTCCAGTAGTGTGGGGTCTTCTCAGCATCTGGAtatgaaagcagagctgggggtgtgCAGGgccccagagcagccccagagctCCCACCCCACCACACCTCCCATTGAGCTCTCACCTGAGGTCGCAATGGCAGTAAGCGGGAcgaggaaaagaaggaggaagcagATCCTGGAAGAGAGCAGCCATCCCATGCTGCCCAGCCCACGTTCCTTCCTGATGGCCGCCTGTgtgcggggctgggggggacACAGCCCTTTATGCCCTGCCCTGTCCAGCCAGAGGGCTGAGCCCCTGCTGCGGGTGAGACGATGGGCTGATAACATTCAGGGACATCTTCTGGCCCTGCCCTCCCGGTgtccccagccctccccaggGCCATCCCTTCCCCCTCAAGGTGAGGTAGGACTTCCAGCCTATTCCTGGGGAGTGGGGTTGCCCTGAGGCACTCAGTGTCCCTGAGGCTGTACCTGAGGGTCCACAGCTCCACACCTGCAGAGACCCCAGAACAGGTGAGGAGTATGTAGGTCAAAGGGCTGTTTTTGCAGAcatgctgggctgggctggatTGAGCTTGTTTCTCCAGTgaaaaaacacaagaagaatATGCTGGAATGAGGGGTAGGGGAGGACAGCTTGCTGTTGTGTCAGTGTCCTCAGGTAACCTCTCCCAAGGGACAGGGTGATACAGTGCCTTCTGTGTCCATGAGGCAGGAGAGAGATGGAAACCCACAGAGGAATGGGCTGCTGTGTCCACAGTCAGAGAGAAGTGACATCCCACATGAGTGGAGGGCAGGGCCATGGCACACGGATGCAACTGGAAGGATGCCACCAGCCCATCCTTTGGGGACTGCAGGGGACTGCAACACCTCCCAGCTCTCGGCGTGCATGTAGCACCCAGCTCTGACCCATCCCAGGGCCCAACCCCTGGTGCTGAGCCAGGCAGCCCAGGCACAGCCAGGTCCCTGTTGCAATGCATGGCAGTTGTGTTCATGCCAGGGCCACAGCTGTCACCACTGacaacacagagcaaagcacagtGCTCTCCCTCCCTGCATGCCAGCACAATGGCATTCCCTCTTGCCAGAAGCCTATCCCAGCTGTATAAAGGTGATGACACGGATGCTGCCAGAGCACCGTAGGAACAGTGGAGCAGACAGATGAAACACTCTGTGAAGGACTGAGGCTGGGTGCTTCTCTCCACATAGAAGAGAGAAGTGAGGACATGCCCCATGCTCCTCAGTGTTGGGTGGGCACAGAGCCAGGGACAGTCCTGTCTGTGGCTGAAGGGTCCTGGTGTGGGGTTAGGCTGGAGGCTGGGGCAGACACCCAGTGCTTGTCAGTGGTGGCTCAGACTGAGGGATTAGCGGAAGCAGCACAGGTTGGGAGCACGTGCATCCTCCTGACCCCCACCTTCTGCTGAGCAAACAGAGAGGCTGGGATTGCACAAGGCCCTGGGAGACACAGGGCAGCCTGAGAGATGAGTTATGGTCAGATTCCTGCCCGGGTAACAAGGCAAAATGAAACCTACGCGCAGTCCCCATCACGGCTGCTGACCTGCTTTATTTCACGACACGTGGCCCAGCTGGGAGCCCTTCTGAGAGGCCCGGTCAGCCCACCCAGCCTAAAGCAGCCCCTCTGCTTTCAGGGACATCAGCCTCCATGTAGCCCCCACCACAGGCACCCCCAGTGGCAAGGGACGGGCACCCACAGTctcataaaggaaaaaaaaacaaaccataaaGCTAAAAATATCTGCCAGTAGAAATTGCCCCATCTGGGGCAACCCCGATCCCTGGGTTAAAATCCaaaccagaaataaaatgacgtcaatttcaaaattcaaatcccCAAACTCCTGGCGGgtcccctctgtccccatgGGTGCTGGTGCGGCGCTGGTGACAAAGTGTCAGAGCTGTGGCTGGGCGCGCTCACTTCTCAGTGCTGGGCCTCTTGAGCAGAGCGCTGTATTTCAGGGGAACCCCGTCCGACTTCAGCACCACCTCCACCAGTGTGAAAATGGTGATCTCCTGCAGCAAGGACACAGAGGGGAGAGGGGATTTGCAGCGGGTTGCCATCACGGCAGGGTTTAGGTTGAGTCGCATTTTCTCAGCATCCTTTAATGAGGGAATGACCGCTGGTGCTCGCACAGCGAAAGGAGACCTGAGAAGGGATTGGATAAGGGATACGCAAGGGAATAGAGACTGCAGAAAATCAATGTCTGCTGCTCAGGAATGCACGCTGCCTGCCGGCCCCCAGATCAATCACTTCGTGCAATGGTGCAGTTTAGGGACATAAATCATCCATCAACTCTGCAACCAATACAGGATAACAAGATGGCCAGGACAGCTGCAATGGACACGTGTGGTGCTGGGGATCATGCCCTGGTGTGTGCCCTCAGCCCCTTCTCACTGTCCCCACGGTCTGGCT
It includes:
- the LOC125697441 gene encoding intestinal-type alkaline phosphatase-like translates to MGHVLTSLFYVERSTQPQSFTECFICLLHCSYGALAASVSSPLYSWDRLLARGNAIVLACREGEHCALLCVVSGDSCGPGMNTTAMHCNRDLAVPGLPGSAPGVGPWDGSELGATCTPRAGRCCSPLQSPKDGLVASFQLHPCAMALPSTHVGCHFSLTVDTAAHSSVGFHLSPASWTQKALYHPVPWERLPEDTDTTASCPPLPLIPAYSSCVFSLEKQAQSSPAQHVCKNSPLTYILLTCSGVSAGVELWTLRYSLRDTECLRATPLPRNRLEVLPHLEGEGMALGRAGDTGRAGPEDVPECYQPIVSPAAGAQPSGWTGQGIKGCVPPSPAHRRPSGRNVGWAAWDGCSLPGSASSFFSSSRLLPLRPQVRAQWEVWWGGSSGAALGPCTPPALLSYPDAEKTPHYWNEGARRRLEAALALQPVAQRAKNIILFMGDGMGLPTVSAARIYKGQLAGSSGEESVLAMETFPHVALAKTYTIDRQVPDSAGTGTAYLCGVKANAKTLGLSGAAVYGKCRTAFGNEVDSILHRARLAGKSVGIVTTTRVQHASPAAAYAHSASRSWYADANMPPETLRDGCKDIAYQLVHNTDINVILGGGRAYMSPRWTPDPEYPDDPAQNGTRRDGRDLVAEWLSTREGARYVWDKKGLDAVDDTSVSHLMGLFEPKDMRYELNRNATTDPSIVEMTEKAIRILRRNPNGFFLFVEGGRIDHGHHSGRAKQALTEAIMLDRAVARAGELTEPSDTLTVVTADHSHVFTFGGNTLRGASIFGLAPKKAKDKRAYTSILYGNGPGYSIRDGGRPAVSLPAVEDKDYRQQAAVPLDLETHSGEDVVVLAQGPMAHLFHGVQEQHYIAHAIAYAACLKPYDARPRCAAPRRASGSSQCSPQPLLALLALCMSAFMVVG